CACTGGTGTTTTGCTCGTGGTCAGTAAAGGACGCCCAGTTGTTGTTGACGTTCTGCTCACCAGTACCCGCGTTTACAACAGGATTTCCATCTTCAACAATCTCGAAGTTAAAGGCAGTTAGAGTGGTATTACCACTACCGACAACATCTGTCGAGAGGTTTTCATAGGTAATCCGGTACTCAATTTGGTAGTCCGGCTGCAGAGCAGTAGCAGGAGTATTATTCAAATTGTCCAGTACTGTTTGGTCCGAAGTCCAAGCTTGGATCAGTACACCATTCTCATCTAGAATCTGTACTTCCTTAGTCAACTTCATGAAGCCTGTATAGAGGCGATCAAGAGTTATGTTCGTAGTTGATTCAGGAGTACCGGTAAAGTTATACCCAGGAGAGCTAGTAGGATTATCATCTGCAAAGGCAAGGATGGGAACAGGAATCTCATCATTCGGGAGAACATCATCTGCAGTACCCGCTGCACTACCATCAGGTAAATCAACGACTGTCGTGTAATTTAAGGTGTCACCTGCATTTAAGTCACCGACATTAACATGTTTGAAGTTACCTGCAGTCTCAGGAGTTCCATCAGTACTGCTACCGGTCAGGTCAAAGGTTGTCCCGTTATAAGTATATGTAGCAGACTGAACAACACCAGCATCGTCAGTCGCAGTAATCGTGACAGTTGTGCCAGTAGGGATATCGCTGTTAGCGCCATATTGACCTGTTAATGTACTGTCATCCGTAGACTCTGCCTGGGTGGGAGAAATGGGTTGCAAGGTTACGTTCGAAATAAATCCAGAGCTAGCCGGATTTTGAATCGTGTTGTTAAAGGTTTCAGGTGCAGGGTCAAAGATATCGGTTGGACCCACCCCAGCAGGAACATCTGTGGTCTGATTGGTGAAATCATCGTTATCGTCCGTGGGACCGACAGCGCCAGGGACAGTATTTGGACCATTGAGGAGGTCGTCAGTACCCGCAGCGTCACCGATATTGACAACGTTGTCTTCACCATCGGGGCCAGTACCCGTGTTGTTATTGCCGGTATCAGTTCCTTGGGTTACAGGGTCTGCAACACCAGTATCTCCAGTATTGGCGGTTGGGTCATAATTAGTACCCGTTGGATCCGGTGGGGTGCCATCATCGTTGAAGTTATTGGGATTGCTGTCACCAGACTCATCGTAAACAACTTCATCGTCAGGATCGCCGACGGTTTCACCAAATACCTGGGCAATGTTAGCAACCTGTCCACCAGTAGTCGGTAGACCATTAGTCACTACGGTGAACTGGAAAGGTCCCTGTACTGGATCTGTCCGAAGTACCTGTGGGTTTGTGTCACTTAAAGCTGCATCGTTATGGATAAAACCAATTCGAGTGACATCAGTTAATCCACCTGCCGGTAGGGCAGTGGTCCATAGGGCATTAGTTGCTGTGGTGGTCAGTGCTGTTTCGGTATAAACAACGGTCCAGCCAGCGGGGGCAGTCCCTGCCGCAGATAATTCAGTACCAGCTGGAATTGCATCAGAGACTAAGATCTGAGGAGCGATTGTCCCATTGACACTAATATCTGTTCCTTCTAGATCAGCCGGAGTGAAAGCAGCATTAGGAGACGTATTTTCTACCGTTAGCCCTAAGTCATAGGTAATCAAATCGTCATTAGCAGCAGCCGTTGCACCAGGAGCGAGATTAGATGCAATTTTGGTGACAGTTGCTAAGGCTAAGGGACGGACGGAGCTAGCAAAAGGAATGCTGTTCTCGGCACTTGCTTCACGCTCGCCGTTGACGGGAGCACCATTGCCAGGATTCGCATCGATGGTACGAATGTCTCCTGTATTGGTATTTCCAGCTGCTGGATCTCCATCGCCTGTATCGGGTTGGTTTTGAGTGCTGGGGCTGTTGTTGTCAGGACCAGTACTACCCAAGGTGACGCCGACATCTGCACCTGCAGAGGTGCCAGCGGCAGGGGTACCTGTGACTTTCACTTTTAGAACAGTGTCAGGAGCCAGAGCGGCTAAGTTAATACCGGCTGCATCTAATAAGTTACCACCAGCGGCTGGAACTGTTGCGATGACTGCGCCTGTACCATCAATAATCTGAACTAGTGATGGAGTGAAGTTCTCAGTACCAATATTGTCAATACCTGGAATAAAAAGATCTGTCGCTGCGTTACCCACGTTAGTAACGTCGAAAACGAATTCTAAGGTATCACCAGCTTCAACAGCACCGCCATCTAAGTCAGTGAAACCGGCAGGAACTGCGGTCACACCTGCAACTTCTGCAACGGTGACGGTAACCGTATTAGATGTTGCATCAATGGTGGGTCCACCATTGGTTTCTGAATAGGTTGCAGTCGCGGTGTTACTGATTTGTTGACCAGCGGCTGTTCCGGCGGCGAAGGCTGGAAGAAGAGGTTGGACTAGGCCACCTGCCAATAAGGCTGCAATGGTAAGAGGGCCAAGCTTTCGTGGTCGTCTAGGGGACTTTGGTGTATCTTGAGTCATATGATGTCGTCTTTGAGTTCTTGGTAATGGACAATAGGAAGATAGACATCTTCCGGCAGAGATGAGTTGTAACTGACCCGCCATTGGCTGGGTTGGTTTCCTGTGGTTTTGAGCTGGACCCTCAAAACTTAGGGGTTATGGCTCAGTCTCTGCCTTCATCTCTAAGTGAGATTTTTAGAATTAAGAGCTTAAGCCAGTGAGCTGAAAAGTGGCGACTAATCCTTTCTTTGAAAGCCTGTTTTGGATTGAAAGCAACGCCTTACAGAATTATCAGTTCACCCAGGGGTTATTAACTTATTTATCAGTCTAGATTCAGTATGCCCTTTTTGGAATCCGGGATGACACCTAATTCTGGATAGTGAAGAGGTCGAATTGATTGTTGGTATTTGTTGAATGTTTGAAAATTATTCTACCTCAGTAAAAAAGCTTTTATAGAGAACGTTGGCATAAGTTGTCTATGCTAGTAAAAATCATAAAAGCTTTTCTAGTAAAGGATTAATTCTCTTGTCGTGGTTGATGTATTAATGAATATCTAAGCTTTTATATATTTTTAAGTCAACGGATTTTGTGCTTTAATTTATAGCTACTTAAATAAGCCTATTTTTTGAGGTCAGTATATATACAGAGAAGATTCAATAACGGATAAAAGATGGAAAGAAGTATTTGAATCCGTAGGTATAAAAAATAGAATCTCAGTGGTAATACTGATGGCTATGATGTGTGCATCCATAAATAAATCTCTATAGCTACCTTAGGGAGAGGATTGTAGCTTTTGTCACAGCTCAGGGCAGTGAATACCTTTTTGGTCCATAGATTGGGGTGCTAGTGGTTCTAGCTGTTCAGAAGAAGTGTGATCGGTCGGATCTTGCTATGGCTCAGGTCTGAAGTGGGTAGCTAGCAGGATTGTATGTAAGGTTTATGGATGGCTTGGGGAACTTTTGGGTAGAGTTGCCATCCCCAGCTTCTGAGCTATAACGATCGGCTACCTAACGATACGATTACTCGGTGCTAACCTGTCAGTCCTCATCTTTCATCTTGCTTACTGTTGCAGATCTTCTGACAGAACTGGCTTTTTGCCTAAAGCAATGTTGGCTAAGTTAGCCGAAAAGATTATTTTGGTTTCGCGATGGTTCTCTAAACGATAGCTCCGAGCTATGGTTTGCGAGACATGAGTAACCGTAACCTTGACGGAGTCACCATCAAAAGCTAGAGAAGTGGCGAATCAATGCAATCCTGCGGAGATCTAGAGACCATGCCTAGCTCTCTTTGAAGGTAAAAGAGGTATGAACAATCGCAATATATGACTCTGCTCAGGCAGATTAGGTGTCGCTCCTTATTATTCAGGAGAAAACGTTGATTGTCGCCCTATTCCGCTATCTAGTTTCTACTGAAAGGCTTTTGGGTTTAGGCTGTTTTGTTGTGGGCCGTTTCTTGAAAAGGGTCTTCTGTCTGTCGATGCCATTCGGTGAGGTGTGAATGCACATCGACGGTATAAAGGGTTGCAGATTGTTCTGACCAGGTGCCGACCATGAATCCTTGCCCAGCCCCGGCACAAACTGCGATCTTTTCGTTGGCGCCTATCGGCAACTGGAAGTGGCTTAAGGGATGTCCATTATGGCTAAGGACTAGAACTTGATGGGTTGCTAACAACACATATCCCCAAGGGGTGGCAAGAATTTGTTCTGGTTGAAGTGCTAAAGATAGTTTCGTGAGTCGCCAAGGTTTTAAATCAATTAAGAAGGCAGTCTGAGGATCCTGCTTGCTCACGGCCAATAATCGATAGGGGTTGGCAACACTTTGAGTAATCTGTTGCAGGGGGATGGGAACCGAAAAGGGTTGGAAGCTGTTGCCTTTGCGAGTAAATCCCTGAAAATGACTTTGGTCCTCGTCTACGGAAATGGCGACACCAAAACGGGAGTCCAATACAAATAGCCAGTTGGGTTTACGAATCAAAACAGGCTGGTGGATGGGCTGCATCTGGGGCCATTGGAAAATTTGTAATAGAGCTTGACTGCCTAGTTCAGCTCCTTGAACAGCCTCGAAGGATTGCTGGCCGCAGGCAATGGCCAGCCAGTTCTGTTCGGGTCGCCAGCCAATTTTGTTGTTCTGCCCCCAATCAATACCTGAGAGGTTTTCGATGGTGGGTAGATCGCAGGGTTGGGAATCTACTGTATTTTTCAGGGATAAGGGATGTAGGCGAGAGGGTTGTTTGAAGGTGTTGCCCTGGATGGTACGGACCCAGGCTTGGCCACCTCCCCAGAATAAGTCCGTGACCGGTAGTGCGAACTGCCACTGCTGCTTTTGAAATGGACCCGGTGCTGGAAAATCCGTGGAATAGGATCGGCAAATGACCTTGTTGTGGCTACCTAAGTAAACTTGATGGTCCTGTATGTGTAGACAGTGGATAGGACTCGGATATTGCTCTTGTTGAATATTGAGCAAGTCAGGATTCTCTGGCCATCGCTGGCTAGGAGCAAGGGTACAGTTAGGATCCTCTGACGCTAAAATATCTGCAGCAAGCACGACGGCATTGAGCATGTCCGTTGCGCTCTTAAAACGTTTCTGAGGGAGTTTTTGCAGAGCAGTTTTGAGAACTGAACGCAGTAGAAAGGGAACATCCTGAGGAATCTGAGCGGCTTCATTCAGATGGGCGGTCATCAGTTCGCCAGGCAGTCCGATGAAGGGACGTTTGTTCATTAATAACTCATACAGCATGACGCCGACCGCATAGAGATCCGAGGCGTAGGAATGTTGACTGTAAAATCGTTCGGGTGCCATATAGGCTGGAGATCCAGTGTCTCCCTGACCTAAGACACCAAATCCTGCTTCTTCGGCTAATCGAGCTATACCAAAATCGGTGATTCTAGCGGTTGTCCCATTCTCGGTATGGGTGAGTAAGATATTTTCTGGTTTGAGGTCGCAGTGAATGATGTCGTTCTGGTGGGCATATTCCAACCCTTTGAGCACATCGATGATGAGCTGCAACCGTTGCTGAAAGCTGAGGTGTACGGGATGTATGAGTAAATCTCGTAAGGTGCCACCCTCGCAATAGTCCATGACCAAATACCGTTCTGTGGCGGTGTAGGTAATGGTCTGAACCGAGACAATGTTGGGATGTTGCAAACTGGCGAGTAACCGCAACTCCCGCAGAAAAAAGCGAGTCGGAAGCTCTCGTTTGTTGAGTACTTTGAGGGCCACTAATGATCCAGTGTTGCGATCGCGAGCACAAAGCACTCGACCAAATTGGCCCTGACCAACCAGCCCTAAAATGCGATATTGAGTGGGAGACATCCCAGCCCATGGCCTCAAAATGATTATGTTCTTATTGAGCCCAGATGGATGGGGTGACCTATCAAAAAATATCTATGATTAGATAGATAGAGCGTATATCCGCCGGATTTACCTTAGGTCAAGGCAGTTGGCTGGTAGCTTTTGATGATCCGGCCTGCGCCATGGATCTGGCTATAGTAAGCTTGGGTGACCGCATCTCCAGAGGGGGAGAGTAAGTCAATACCGATGCCATTGCGGCCTTGCTCCGTACCTGAACTATGAATATATTTGCCGTCGCCCAGGTACAAAGCAACATGATTTGCTTTTTCAATGGGGCCAAAAAAGATTAAATCGCCTGTTTGCAGGATCTGGGTAAAGTCTTGGACTTCAGAACCAGGGTTCGTGAGGGTTTGGGTAAATGCTTCCTGTTGATAGGCATCTCGGGGCAGCCAAATACCTTGTTCTGCAAAGGCTCGCTGCATGAGTCCTGAGCAGTCAAAGTTAGGACCGATGGTGCCTCCCCATAAATACTGATTGGGTTGGTCCATGGCTGCCAACATAAAGGCAATCACATATTGCAGCCGAGACGAAATTTGATCGCGGGTGAGAGAGGAGGCTTGATAGGACTGGGCTGCAGGTTCGAGTGTAGTGAGTGCCTGAGGTCCAAGCCAACCGGGATAGTCATCTTCGCAAAGGCGAACAGCCAGGGTTTGTTCTGCTTGGGGCAGGTCGGACAAACAGAACTTCAACTGTCGACCTGGCCAAGCCTGGGTTGCTAAAGCTTTGGAGGTTGGAGCATCCAGTAAATCAAGGGGGGCGCCAAGGCGATACTCAACCGAAGATAAAACGCCGTCTTTTAGCTGCGCTTTCAGCGTATCAATGGACACCATAACAATGGACAAGGTTGCGATCGCAACTCAAATGCATCTCGATCAATGAGCCTGGAAGCGTTAGGGTTACTTTTTGCGTAAGCGGTAGGTAATCCGTCCTTTGGTGAGATCGTAGGGAGTCAGCTCTACCTTGACACGATCACCGGGCAAAATTTTGATGTAGTTTCGCCGAATCTTGCCAGAGATATGGGCTAGAACATTAAACCCGTTATCTAGGTCCACGCGAAACATGGCATTCGGTAACGATTCTGTGACCGTACCTTCCATTTCAATCGCATCTTGCTTAGCCAAAAAGTTGATCCTCCTAGGGATGAGTTAGTACCGATTTATCGGTAGAGTGATTATCCAAGGTTTCTACACAAAAAGTATAAAGAATTATGTGAGATCTGCCAAAGCGGCTTTGATTCGATCCGTCACTGCTTCCACAGTTGCATCGCCATCAATATCTACTAAGCAGTTACGCTCACGATAAAAATTTAAAACGGGAGCTGTTTCTCGATGATAAATCTGAAGACGATCTTGGATAACGGCTTCGGAATCATCTTTGCGGCCTCGGCTGAGTAAGCGGGCCACTAAATTCTGTTCGGGAACCTGGAGATTGATGACGCGATCGCAACTTTGGTTCATCTCTTGCAAAAGCTTATCCAAGGTTTGAGCTTGGGGAATGGTTCGAGGAAATCCATCCAATAACCATCCGCTCGCAGTATCGGGTTGAGCCAATCGCTCTTTCACCATATCAATCACCACTTGGTCTGGGACCAGTTGGCCTTGATCCATATAGGACTGCACTTTCAACCCCAAAGGTGTTTTACCCGAAATGGCAGCTCGGAACAAATCTCCAGTTGAGATATGAGGGATATTATAGTCTGCAGCTAGAGAAACGGCTTGTGTCCCTTTGCCCGCACCAGGTGGCCCAAACAGAATTAAACGTGCCACTACTGTTTCACCATCCCTTCATACCGTTGGGAAATCACATAGGTCTGAATTTGCTTGGCCGTATCAATCGCAACACCCACCAAAATCAGAAGTGATGTGGCTCCAAAACCAGAAAAGATACCGCCACCGACGACCCTCTCTGCAGCCACTGGAACCAATACGACAGCACCTAGGAAGAAAGCACCGAGAAGTGTTAATCGATTCAAAACCTTCTCTACATATTCCGTCGTTGCCCGTCCAGGACGAATCCCTGGAATACTTGCTCCCATCTTCTTCAAGTTCTGAGACATATCAATGGGATTGACCACCAAAGATGCGTAGAAATAACTGAAGAAAACAATCATCGATAGATAGAAAATCACATAGACCCAAGGCAACGAACTATTGGGGCTAAGATACCCAGCAAATTCAATGATGGTTGGGTTGTTGGTTAGTCCTGCTAAAGTTCCAGGCAGAATCAACATAGCCGAGGCGAAAATAATGGGCATCACCCCACCCGAGTTTAATCGAAGAGGCAGATAACTTTTTTGCTCTTGATAGGTTCGACGTCCTACTTGTCGTCGAGCATAGACGATAGGAATTCGACGAGTTCCTTCCTGGACAAACACAATACCCACAATCATCAGGATGAAAACGGAAATCAAAATGATGACTTTAGAGACTTCGCCTTGCTCAGCAATCTGTAAAGCGTTACCTAGAGTGCTGGGCAAACCAGAAACAATACTCAAAAAGATTAGTAAGGAAGCACCGTTACCTACTCCTCTTTCAGTAATCAGCTCACCCACCCACATCACAAACATGGAACCAGCCGTTAAGGCTACTACCATCTGAACGATGAAGATAGTACCAGGATTGAAAACCACACCCTCAGCACTATTAATGAGAATGGCAAACCCAGTACTCTGAATGATGGCCCATCCCAAAGCTACGTAGCGAGTGATTTGGGAGATTTTCCGGCGTCCTGCTTCCCCTTCATCTTTTTGCAAGCGCTCCAAAGAAGGCAGCGCAGCCGTTAACAACTGCAAAATGATAGAGGCATTAATAAAGGGAATAATCCCTAAAGCAAAAATCCCTAGGGCAGAAAAACCACCACCAGAGAAAAAGTCCAAAAAACCAAAAACAGGGTTACCAGCAAAGGTTGATGTAAAGGCGGCGCGGTTGATACCTGGAACGGGCAATCGAACACCCAGTCGGACCAGAATCAATAGCCCAAGGGTAATAAAAACCCGACCTCTAAGCCCAGCTGCCTGGGCCATTTGCATAAAAGTCTCTTGGGCGGATGGTGTTTTACCTCTGCTGACAACCATGTCAGGGATACCTCTCTAAAAGCCGATTAAAAATGAAAGATGTTAAGACTCAGTAGATTGAAAGCTACCACCGGCCCCTTCGATTTTGGCGATCGCAGATTTAGTTGCTGCCGCTGCTTGCACATTGAGTGCAACCGTTAGCTCACCATCTCCTAATACTTTCAAAGGCCCATCATTGGATGTAATGATGCCTTCGGTCATCAGAGACTCAAGGGTGACATCGGACTTTGCTTTCAATTCATTAAGCTTACCTACATTAATCGTAGTGTATTGCTTCTGATTGATCAGCGTAAAATGCTTTAACTTAGGTACTCGACGGTACAAAGGGTTTTGTCCACCCTCAAATCCAGGGCGAGTCGGGCGACCTGAACGAGATTTTTGACCGCGCATCCCAAAGCCACAGCTAGCACCTTGGCCAGCAGCGATTCCTCGGCCTACACGGCGACGTCGATGTTGGGAACCGGTTTTGGGTTTAGGATCGTTTAGTCTCATGATCTTGTTAAGTCAGGGGCTAGAGGTTAATAAACTGTTTTGCTTAGGCTATTTAGAGCACTAAGTGGCAGCATAGAGTTTTTCCACTGCAATGCCTCGTTCACTGGCCACCTCAGAAAAGGTGCGGAGAGATGACAGGGCATTAAGAGTCGCACGAGCATTATTCAAAGGATTATCGGAACCCAACTGTTTCGCTAGTACATTGCGAACGCCAGCTAGTTCTAGAACAGTGCGAACTGCACCACCAGCAATCACACCCGTACCAGGTGCGGCAGGGCGCATCATCACTTTTGCGGCTCCTCCCCGACCGATCATTGGATGGGGAATTGAGTTGGATCGGGTCAAAGGAACTTCGACTAGCTGCTTCTTGCCATCGGCAACGCCTTTGCGAACGGCACCAATCACATCGCTGGCTTTACCCACGCCGACGCCTACTTGGCCCCGCTCATTTCCAACCACAACAATGGCTCTAAAACTGAGTTTTTTACCACCCTTGACGACCTTCGAGACTCGCCGAATTTGGACGACTCGCTCTTGCCAGGTGGAGTCTTTTTCTTTGTTACGGTTGTTTTTGCGACGATTTTCCTTTGCCATGGATAATATCCTACTTAAAATTCTAAGCCAGCTTCACGAGCAGCATCAGCCAAAGCCTTGACTCGCCCGTGATATAAATTACCGCCGCGATCGAAGACTACGGCCTTGACGCCTTTTTCAATCGCTCGCTCAGCCACCAACTTGCCTACTGCAGTAGAGGCATCACAGGTTGCCCCTGAAGATGATTTGAGGTCAGATTCGACGGTTGATGCTGCAGCCAAGGTATGGTGCTGGGCATCATCAATCACCTGAGCATAAATATGATGATTCGATCGAAATACGGCTAACCGAGGTCTCTCAGCAGTTCCCGCAACCTTACGGCGAACTCGCTTATGTCGACTACGGGTTGCATCTTTGCGAGTGGTTTTCATTATTTCTTACCTGCCTTACCAACCTTACGGCGGACAAACTCATCGGCGTAGCGAATCCCCTTGCCCTTATAGGGTTCGGGAGGACGTACTGCCCGAATCCGAGCAGCGGTGTTGCCGACTACTTCTTTATTAATGCCACTGACAGTGACATTCGTGTTGCTGTCTACAGCCACTTGGATGCCTTCGGGTGGCTCAATGGTGACGGGATTGCTGTAGCCGACGTTCAAAATTAAATTACGGCCTTGAACCTGAGCTCGATATCCCACCCCTTGGATTTGCAATTTCTTCTCAAATCCTTTGGAGACCCCTTCAACCATGTTGGCAATCAGCGTTCGGGATAAACCGTGGCGCTGGCGAGCAACTCGCGATTCGTTCCGACGCGTCACTGTGACCACATTGTCGGCCTGATCAATGGCGACTTCTGGGGTTAACTCTCTGGATAACTCTCCTTTAGGGCCTTTTACAGTAACGGCTTGCCCTTTAATCGTGACATTCACTTTGTCAGGAATAGGAATGGGTACCTTACCGATGCGAGACATAGTCTAACTCCGTGTCAATAACTGCAAGAGGGCTGGGTTTACCACACATAGCAAAGGACTTCTCCACCAACCCCTGTTTGGCGGGCGTCTCGATCGGTCATGATGCCACTGGATGTGGAAACAATCGCGATGCCGATGCCGCCTAAGACTCTCGGTAAGTCACGTCGATTGGAGTAGACTCTAAGACCCGGCTTACTGATGCGCTTCAAGGTGTTGATGATCGGCTGCCGGTTTTTGCCACGATACTTCAGCGTAATGACTAGGCGCCGTTCTACCCCTTCGCCAGACTCTTCAAAGCTGGTAATAAAGCCTTCATCCTTTAGCACCGAAGCTACGCTTCGGGTCATTCGGGTCGACATGACTTGTGTCGTTTGATGCCGTGCTAGATTCGCATTGCGGATCCGCGTGAGCATATCACCAATAGTGTCATTAGCTGCCATAATTACTCCTTATGAACCGCCCCCTTCGAAACAACTTAATTTTCACGGAAGGGCATTCCCAAAACTTTTAACAGGGCACGACCTTCTTCATCGGTTTTGGCAGTCGTGATAATCGAAATATCCATACCTCGAATTTGATCAATGCTGTCGTAATCAACTTCAGGAAAGATGAGTTGTTCTCGCAATCCTAAAGTGTAATTCCCCCGACCATCGAAACTTTTGGGACTTACCCCACGAAAGTCGCGAATTCTTGGCAAAGCGAGATTTACCAATCGATCGAGAAAAGCATACATCCGCTCTCCTCTGAGGGTAACCATGACCCCGACGGGCATCCCTTGCCGAATTTTGAAGCCTGCAATCGCTTTCTTGGCTCGGGTCACCACAGGTCGTTGACCTGTAATCACCGCTAATTCTGCCAGGGAGCGTTCGAGAGCTTTCGCGTTTTGTGATGCTTCGCCCAAACCTCGGTTAACCGAAACCTTGGCTACTTTGGGGATTTCATGGGCATTTTTATACTTAAACTGTTCCTGTAATTTGGGAACGGCAGTATCGAGATAGAGGGTTTTTAGTCGGACTGTCATTACTTTTCTATCCTGTAGCGCCCTGGGCTTGGTCAGGGCAAAAATGAGCGTTGTCGCTAGTCAATGATTTCACCAGTTTTTTTCAGCATTCTGACCTTGCGGCCTGAATCGTCAAAGGTATAGCAAACCCGGCTAGCTACGTTTTCTTTGTTGGAGTACAGCATCACATTGGAACTATGGATGGGGAACTCTACCGTAGAAATCTGACCTGATTCACTTTCAGAGCGAGGTTTGACATGCTTTGTTTTGATGTTGACGCCTTCAACCACAACTTGACTGAGCTTGGGTAAAACATCAATCACTTCACCCACTTTGGCCTTGTCTTTGCCAGCGATGACTTGGACTGTGTCTCCCTTCTTGACGTGCATCTTGAAGCGTTTAATAGTTGACTTTTTCTTAGCCATTAGAGCACCTCTGGCGCGAGAGAAACGATTTTAGTGAAGCTCTTGTCGCGGAGCTCACGAGCGACGGGGCCAAACACACGCGTGCCTCTGGGATTGCCATCTGGGTTAATTAATACCGCGGCATTGTCGTCGAAGCGAATACTCATGCCGCTATCTCGACAAATAGATTTGCGAGTACGGACGATAACGGCTCTGACCACATCAGATTTTTTGACAGGCATGTTTGGGGTTGCATCTTTGACGGTGGCAATAATGACATCGCCAACGCCACCATATCGACGGTTGCCGCCACCGATAACCCGGATGCACAACAAGCGTTTAGCGCCGCTGTTGTCCGCAACATTAAGTGTGGTTTCTTGTTGAATCATGATTCAGGTTCCTAGGGTCGATTAGCAGCCACTAAAACATCTGTTACCGTCCACCGCTTGGTGCGACTTAGGGGACGAGATTCTCGGATGCGCACGCGGTCACCAACATGGCAGGCATTTTCCTCGTCATGCACCTTATACCGGCGAGTTTGACCCACGATTTTTCCATACTTTCTATGAGGAACGCGGTTGGACACAGCGACTACAGCTGTTTTGTCCATCTTGTCACTGACAACAACCCCAATTCTTTCCTTAATAGCCATTTTTTCTTACTCCAATAGTCCAAATCCGACGCATATATTTTGAAAAGCCGAGGTGTTAACTTTGCTGCTGCTGTTTCAAGGTCAGAAGCTGGGCGATTTGATGCTGGATATGCTTGAACTGATGGGGTGCAATGGTTTCTTTGGTTGCTTTTTGAAAGCGAAGATCAAAAAGCTCTTTTTTCAACTCTTGAACCTTGGCATCTACTTCTTCTGCAGACAGGTTTTGCAAATCAGCCATTTTTGAGAATGCCATGACTTAGGACTCCTCCTTGGGACGCGCAACGAATTTAGTTTTGATGGGCATCTTGAAGGCTGCCAGTCTCATGGCTTCCCGAGCTGTCTCTTCATTAACACCGTTCATTTCATACATGATCCGACCCGGCTTGACCACGGCCACCCAATATTCAGGGGCACCTTTACCAGAACCCATCCGGGTTTCTGCGGGGCGCATGGTGACAGGCTTGTCTGGGAAGATGCGAATCCAAATGTTTCCACCCCGGCGGACGTAGCGGGTCATGGCTCGTCGTCCTGCTTCAATTTGACGCGAGGTAATCCAGGAAGGCTCAAGGGCTTGGAGACCGTAATCACCGAAGCTGAGGGTGTTCCCTCGGGTGGCTTTACCGCGCATACGGCCCCGGTGTTGCTTACGAAATTTCGTTTTTCTAGGACTTAACATAATCAGGAATCGGGGTAAGAGAGTAGCAGTGTCGAGCGACCGGCTCGC
The Acaryochloris marina S15 genome window above contains:
- the rplX gene encoding 50S ribosomal protein L24, producing the protein MAKKKSTIKRFKMHVKKGDTVQVIAGKDKAKVGEVIDVLPKLSQVVVEGVNIKTKHVKPRSESESGQISTVEFPIHSSNVMLYSNKENVASRVCYTFDDSGRKVRMLKKTGEIID
- the rpmC gene encoding 50S ribosomal protein L29 — encoded protein: MAFSKMADLQNLSAEEVDAKVQELKKELFDLRFQKATKETIAPHQFKHIQHQIAQLLTLKQQQQS
- the rplR gene encoding 50S ribosomal protein L18, producing the protein MKTTRKDATRSRHKRVRRKVAGTAERPRLAVFRSNHHIYAQVIDDAQHHTLAAASTVESDLKSSSGATCDASTAVGKLVAERAIEKGVKAVVFDRGGNLYHGRVKALADAAREAGLEF
- the rpsQ gene encoding 30S ribosomal protein S17, coding for MAIKERIGVVVSDKMDKTAVVAVSNRVPHRKYGKIVGQTRRYKVHDEENACHVGDRVRIRESRPLSRTKRWTVTDVLVAANRP
- the rplE gene encoding 50S ribosomal protein L5, whose translation is MTVRLKTLYLDTAVPKLQEQFKYKNAHEIPKVAKVSVNRGLGEASQNAKALERSLAELAVITGQRPVVTRAKKAIAGFKIRQGMPVGVMVTLRGERMYAFLDRLVNLALPRIRDFRGVSPKSFDGRGNYTLGLREQLIFPEVDYDSIDQIRGMDISIITTAKTDEEGRALLKVLGMPFREN
- the rpsH gene encoding 30S ribosomal protein S8, giving the protein MAANDTIGDMLTRIRNANLARHQTTQVMSTRMTRSVASVLKDEGFITSFEESGEGVERRLVITLKYRGKNRQPIINTLKRISKPGLRVYSNRRDLPRVLGGIGIAIVSTSSGIMTDRDARQTGVGGEVLCYVW
- the rplN gene encoding 50S ribosomal protein L14, coding for MIQQETTLNVADNSGAKRLLCIRVIGGGNRRYGGVGDVIIATVKDATPNMPVKKSDVVRAVIVRTRKSICRDSGMSIRFDDNAAVLINPDGNPRGTRVFGPVARELRDKSFTKIVSLAPEVL
- the rplP gene encoding 50S ribosomal protein L16, coding for MLSPRKTKFRKQHRGRMRGKATRGNTLSFGDYGLQALEPSWITSRQIEAGRRAMTRYVRRGGNIWIRIFPDKPVTMRPAETRMGSGKGAPEYWVAVVKPGRIMYEMNGVNEETAREAMRLAAFKMPIKTKFVARPKEES
- the rplF gene encoding 50S ribosomal protein L6, whose protein sequence is MSRIGKVPIPIPDKVNVTIKGQAVTVKGPKGELSRELTPEVAIDQADNVVTVTRRNESRVARQRHGLSRTLIANMVEGVSKGFEKKLQIQGVGYRAQVQGRNLILNVGYSNPVTIEPPEGIQVAVDSNTNVTVSGINKEVVGNTAARIRAVRPPEPYKGKGIRYADEFVRRKVGKAGKK